A stretch of the Colias croceus chromosome 13, ilColCroc2.1 genome encodes the following:
- the LOC123697077 gene encoding uncharacterized protein LOC123697077, protein MGVQKRLNTVQRGFAQKICRAYRTVSLNSAMLLAGILPLDLRILEISRLYGIKKGVSHPALGDREVERMAPAIEDPHPAEQEGLGFGLVDEDSYSDVANSHVHRIYTDGSKIEGRVGAALSVWEGEAETKAVKLALPPYCTVYQAELLALQRAVDRACKSGVPKVGIFSDSRSALQAVTLGSPHPLAVQTRAALRKAASQRREVALFWIKAHAGLRGNERVDQLAKEAALGSKKKPDYDLCPVSFVKRILRQDTIGEWDRRYDVGETAGGTKLFFPSAAAAYKIVRKIDITHHTTQA, encoded by the exons ATGGGGGTCCAAAAAAGGCTGAACACCGTGCAACGGGGTTTTGCCCAAAAAATCTGCAGAGCATATCGGACCGTCTCCCTGAACTCAGCTATGCTGTTGGCTGGGATACTCCCCCTTGACCTCAGAATTCTCGAAATCTCGAGACTATATGGGATCAAGAAGGGGGTGTCGCACCCAGCGTTGGGAGACAGGGAGGTGGAAAGAATGGCTCCGGCGATTGAGGACCCACATCCGGCAGAGCAGGAAGGGCTGGGGTTCGGGCTGGTGGACGAGGACTCGTATTCCGACGTGGCTAATAGCCACGTACATAGGATCTACACGGACGGCAGCAAGATTGAGGGTCGAGTCGGAGCCGCCCTTTCCGTATGGGAGGGGGAGGCCGAGACGAAGGCCGTCAAGCTTGCTTTGCCGCCGTATTGCACCGTCTACCAGGCCGAACTTCTAGCGCTCCAAAGAGCAGTAGATAGAGCCTGCAAGAGTGGAGTGCCGAAGGTCGGCATCTTCAGCGACTCCAGATCGGCCCTCCAGGCCGTCACACTCGGTTCCCCCCACCCCCTTGCAGTGCAAACAAGGGCGGCCCTCCGAAAAGCTGCTTCGCAGAGGCGGGAGGTCGCTCTGTTTTGGATCAAGGCGCACGCAGGGCTAAGGGGGAACGAAAGAGTGGACCAGTTAGCCAAGGAGGCCGCTCTGGGGTCGAAGAAGAAACCCGACTACGATCTGTGTCCTGTTTCATTCGTCAAGCGTATCTTGAGACAGGATACGATCGGCGAATGGGACAGGAGATACGATGTGGGGGAGACGGCTGGAGGCACAAAGCTCTTTTTCccaagcgctgctgctgcatacAAAATAGTACGGAAAATAGACATCACacaccacaccacacaa GCCTAA